A DNA window from Haladaptatus cibarius D43 contains the following coding sequences:
- a CDS encoding AI-2E family transporter, which produces MNIWNERGSDGVGIGWWLFGIALAIVLVVSLDTYLGWIVFGLFLYYVARPIARRLRNRGLSPGLASLLTLALIILPFIGLLGAIVAITFGQLSAIRPADIEQLARTLFPGFDTSTIPTDPTQLYDAGTQLLREPSIRNVLGQFGGFVGTFATQSYNLFLALVFVFFLVRDEDRISGWFETTVAGSGTTTHDYLDAIDRGLNSVFFGYTLTILVIIITSALIYNGLNLIAPPGMAIPQTMLVAVATGLATLIPLVGRSIVYLVVVLYLAIIAVGTDPTRLWFPIFFYLFMALVFDNVIRTYVRPYLSGRMFHTGLIMFAYLLGPPIFGWYGIFLGPLIMVIAVQFLWVVFPDMLPDASTETGDAVEVSGTEKSNTGEGGDSPDTTDVSDDSKSKFEERDRGEFGPDDSSPRS; this is translated from the coding sequence GTGAATATCTGGAACGAACGGGGGTCAGACGGTGTGGGAATCGGTTGGTGGCTATTCGGAATCGCGCTGGCTATCGTTCTCGTCGTCTCGCTCGATACGTATCTCGGCTGGATAGTGTTCGGGCTGTTTCTGTACTACGTCGCTCGGCCAATAGCCAGACGGCTGCGGAATCGAGGACTGTCGCCCGGGCTTGCGTCACTGCTCACGCTTGCGCTCATCATTCTCCCGTTCATCGGGCTACTGGGTGCCATCGTCGCCATCACGTTCGGACAACTGTCTGCAATCCGACCTGCCGACATTGAGCAACTCGCACGAACCCTGTTTCCCGGATTCGACACGAGTACCATACCGACCGATCCGACGCAGTTGTACGATGCCGGCACGCAGTTGCTCCGCGAACCGTCCATCAGAAACGTGCTCGGTCAGTTCGGGGGTTTCGTCGGGACGTTTGCTACACAGTCGTACAATCTGTTTCTCGCGCTCGTTTTCGTCTTCTTTCTGGTGCGCGACGAAGACCGGATTTCGGGATGGTTCGAAACGACCGTGGCCGGAAGCGGAACGACGACGCACGACTATCTGGACGCCATCGACCGCGGCCTGAACTCGGTCTTTTTCGGCTACACACTGACCATCCTCGTCATCATCATCACGTCCGCACTGATTTACAACGGCTTGAATCTCATCGCACCGCCCGGAATGGCAATCCCGCAGACGATGCTCGTCGCGGTTGCGACCGGACTCGCAACCTTGATTCCGCTGGTCGGACGTTCCATCGTCTACCTCGTCGTCGTCCTCTATCTTGCGATTATTGCGGTCGGAACCGACCCAACACGGCTCTGGTTTCCTATCTTCTTTTATCTCTTCATGGCGCTCGTCTTCGACAACGTCATCAGAACCTACGTCCGCCCGTATCTTTCAGGACGCATGTTCCACACCGGACTCATCATGTTCGCCTACCTCCTCGGCCCGCCGATTTTCGGCTGGTACGGCATCTTTCTCGGCCCGCTTATCATGGTCATCGCCGTCCAGTTCCTTTGGGTAGTGTTTCCGGATATGCTCCCCGACGCGTCAACCGAAACGGGGGATGCGGTGGAAGTGAGTGGTACGGAAAAGAGCAATACGGGGGAAGGGGGCGATTCGCCCGATACAACCGACGTTTCCGACGATTCGAAATCAAAATTTGAGGAACGCGACCGTGGTGAGTTCGGCCCCGACGACTCTTCGCCTCGGTCATAA
- a CDS encoding helix-turn-helix domain-containing protein: MSTIAIVRLPADGFALQATLERVPGVSFEVERVVASEVGRVMPYIWATAESEQFESLRNALEDDPTTEDVELLVDLDDEWLYRMSWVNQTTFAIHLLVEENGTVIDANGKGEEWQLRILFPNRDALSATYEFCETNDIPIEIEQIYQLDESPRRGQYGLTEEQYETLVAALESGYYDIPREISGEELSSDLGISHQALSERLRRAYKNLISNALVVGENELR; the protein is encoded by the coding sequence ATGAGTACAATCGCCATCGTGCGACTCCCTGCCGATGGATTCGCACTGCAGGCGACGCTCGAACGAGTTCCCGGCGTCTCATTCGAAGTCGAACGCGTCGTCGCCTCGGAAGTCGGGCGAGTGATGCCGTACATCTGGGCGACGGCGGAATCCGAGCAGTTCGAGTCCCTCCGAAATGCGCTCGAAGACGACCCGACGACCGAGGACGTGGAACTGCTCGTCGATTTGGACGACGAGTGGCTGTACCGAATGTCGTGGGTCAACCAAACCACGTTCGCCATCCACCTCCTCGTCGAAGAAAATGGCACCGTCATCGATGCGAACGGAAAGGGAGAAGAGTGGCAGCTCAGAATCCTGTTTCCCAACCGGGACGCTCTCTCCGCAACCTACGAGTTCTGCGAAACGAACGACATCCCCATCGAAATCGAGCAGATATACCAGTTGGACGAATCCCCACGGCGTGGTCAGTACGGACTCACCGAAGAACAGTACGAAACGCTCGTAGCCGCGCTCGAATCGGGCTACTACGACATTCCCCGTGAAATCTCCGGCGAAGAACTGTCGAGCGACCTCGGCATCTCCCATCAGGCGCTCTCGGAACGCCTACGACGAGCCTACAAAAACCTCATTTCGAACGCGCTCGTCGTCGGTGAAAACGAACTTCGGTAA